The Infirmifilum lucidum DNA segment GAGAGACAGTATAAGGCTAGTGGCTGTTTTTCTCGTCGGCCTTCTCGTAGGAGTCTCTCTAGGGTATTTCCTCTCTATACCGTCCCAACAAAAGGTAGCCCCTCAGAAGACAGTCACAGTACCTATTGGGGCCTTAGTGGAACTTACGGGGGACTTGGAATCATATGGGAAGAGAGACCAGCGTGCTCTCGAGCTCGCTGTTGAGGACATAAACGCCTTCGCCGAGCAAGTTGGGTCGCCCTTCAGGTTCAGGCTCGTCGTAGAGGACACTGGCACAAACCCCGAGCAGGCCAGGGCGAAAATACAGGCACTAGCAGCACAAGGAGTACAGGCCGTGACTGGTCTTGAAGCGAGTAGTGAGGTGAGCCAAGTCAAGCAGTTTGCAGACGCGAACAAGATAGTGGTGGTTAGTGTAGGCTCTACGGCAATCTCGCTCTCCATTGCCGGCGACTATATTTTCCGTGTTGTGCCTAACGACGCTTACCAGGGGCGTGCTCTTGCTAGGCTCGTCTTCGACAGCGGCTTTAGGGGCGCGGCCGTGATATACAGGAACGACGCCTGGGGCAAGGGGCTGTTCGACGCGTTCTCCGCCAGGTTCAGGGAGCTCGGGGGCAGAGTGGAGGGCGTAGCCTACGACCCCAACGCCCAGGACGTCTCAGGCGAAGTAGCCAGGCTCGCGGACATAGCCTCGAAGCTAGGCCCGGCGACAGCAGTAGTACTCATAAGCTTCGAGGACGACGGCATAAGAGTAGTACAGGCCGCAGCACAAAACCCAACACTGTCAAAGCTCAAGTGGTTCGGGACAGACGGCGTGGCCTTGTCAACAAAGCTATCAGACCAGGTTGGCGAGCAACTAGTAGCCTTGGGAGGACTTCCTTGCACAATTTTCCAACCAGCAAGTAACCCACAACAGTTACAATTCATTGAAAAGTTCAAGTCTAGATTCAAGGAATATCCCCACTCCTACGCAATGAACGCCTACGACGCTGCCTGGCTTATAGCCTTGTCTGTGATGGCTACAGGCCAGTACAGCGGCGAGGCGATAGCCAGGGCACTCCCGACAATCGCCCAGCACTACTACGGAGTAACAGGGAACACAGCACTAGACCAAACAGGAGACAGAGCAGCAGGAGACTACGCAATATGGGCTGTAATTAAGACCCCGGCGGGGTATAATTGGACACAAATCGCAGTCTATAGTTCACAGACCGATACGATTACAAGAGTTTAGGCGGGCCTGGCCATCAAGTATGCGTCTTCACCGTCGAGATAATATCCGGGTAGGACTTTAACAACACTAAATCCGAGTTTTTTGTAGAGCCTGAGGGCAACTTCGTTGCTAACACGCACTTCAAGATAGTATTCTTCTGCCCCGTAGTACTTCTTCATGCTTTCTAGGGCTCTCGTCATAAGTTCTGTCCCAATACCTTTCCCTTGAGCATAGGGGAGGACTGCTATCGAGATTATGTGTCCTCGCTTTCCAACTCTATTAGGATTAGTGTACAGCGTATCGTACTCTACTCTACACATGATGTATCCGACGACTTTACCGTTTATCTCTGCTACTAGGAAAGCTCTGCCGAAGTTCTTCAGGTGTAACTCAAAGTAAAATGCTGGGTAGTTTTCCGGTAAGACCTCCTTGTTTATTTTTATAACATCGCTCAAATCCTCGTAGCGTGCCTCCCTGATTACATACTCCTTCGTTGCCGTATGAGTGCACCCCCGACTTCAGAGAAACAAAAGGTTTTCTTATCTTTGTTGCTCAGGCTACTCCTCTTCTAGGAGGACTCCCCGTTCTTTAAGGATGTTGTAGATCTTCTCGACAGCCTCCTTGACTTCTTCTTCTTTCTTGGCACCAGTGCACACTACTTTCCCACTGCTGAAAATTAACAAGACGACTTTTGGCTCCGACATCCTGTATATTAAGCCTGGGAATTGCTCTGGCTCGTACATCGCATTTTCGAGCAGGAAAGCTGCTCTCTCAAGATCCACGCCTACTCTCAGATTCGCACTAGCAACAATATTCTGTACTTCCACGATGGGCTCGTTCTTGATCTCGATGCCATGCTGCTTTAGGAGCTTAATTATACTGCCCACAGCTTTTCTGACCTCGGCTTCAGATTTCGCACCAGTGCACACCATCTTTCCGCTAGAGAATATCAGTGTAGCTGTCTTAGGCCTATTTAGCCGTAGCACTAGCCCCGGGAACTCTCGGATCCCAGGTCCGGAGACCTGGGATGTTCCGGGCTATATTCTGCATGGGGTATGCGTTCTGCTATCCTCTCTAGGTCTAGCCGCTGGTTCAGAGTAACCGAGGCTACGACGTTCTGTATTTCATATACAGGCTGTTTTGTAATTGTAACCACCCCGTTTTCCAGCCTTATAAATACTGTTATTGGGTATATAAATGCTTAGTTTATAACTAGCCTGAGAACGCACGTGAATTAGCCCGAGAGTGCTCTACCCTCTAACCAAACTCTCAAAAGCAAGTTTGATAGCACCAATATACGGTATTACGAACACAACTTTACCCTTGATGGATGTAAGTGACGGGTGGGTGCTATCAGGAAAAGGATTCGCATCGCCCTTTGTTACGTAAGCATCTCCTACTATTCCAACTATTCTGTGAACAATTAGGCCGGAAGGAGACTCGTATACCACGATGTCGCCTACAGAGTACGACTCTGAACCGACTACTATGACGATGTCTCCTACGTGGAGAGTCGGCTCCATGGACCAACTCGATACCACGGCTAGGGGAACCTGCGTTCTGAGTAAGTAGTTCAGGGAGAAAATGAACATCACTGTAGCAAGTAGTGCTATGATGAGCGTAGCGTTTTCCCGAAT contains these protein-coding regions:
- the rimI gene encoding ribosomal protein S18-alanine N-acetyltransferase; translation: MREARYEDLSDVIKINKEVLPENYPAFYFELHLKNFGRAFLVAEINGKVVGYIMCRVEYDTLYTNPNRVGKRGHIISIAVLPYAQGKGIGTELMTRALESMKKYYGAEEYYLEVRVSNEVALRLYKKLGFSVVKVLPGYYLDGEDAYLMARPA
- a CDS encoding ABC transporter substrate-binding protein, translating into MTAKQRNNAKSIVQRDSIRLVAVFLVGLLVGVSLGYFLSIPSQQKVAPQKTVTVPIGALVELTGDLESYGKRDQRALELAVEDINAFAEQVGSPFRFRLVVEDTGTNPEQARAKIQALAAQGVQAVTGLEASSEVSQVKQFADANKIVVVSVGSTAISLSIAGDYIFRVVPNDAYQGRALARLVFDSGFRGAAVIYRNDAWGKGLFDAFSARFRELGGRVEGVAYDPNAQDVSGEVARLADIASKLGPATAVVLISFEDDGIRVVQAAAQNPTLSKLKWFGTDGVALSTKLSDQVGEQLVALGGLPCTIFQPASNPQQLQFIEKFKSRFKEYPHSYAMNAYDAAWLIALSVMATGQYSGEAIARALPTIAQHYYGVTGNTALDQTGDRAAGDYAIWAVIKTPAGYNWTQIAVYSSQTDTITRV
- a CDS encoding signal peptidase I, with the translated sequence MRYLEPVQGEGKERVIRENATLIIALLATVMFIFSLNYLLRTQVPLAVVSSWSMEPTLHVGDIVIVVGSESYSVGDIVVYESPSGLIVHRIVGIVGDAYVTKGDANPFPDSTHPSLTSIKGKVVFVIPYIGAIKLAFESLVRG